In a single window of the Stigmatopora nigra isolate UIUO_SnigA chromosome 7, RoL_Snig_1.1, whole genome shotgun sequence genome:
- the LOC144199220 gene encoding ataxin-1-like, giving the protein MKSNQERSNGCLPPKKREILALEQRPVAVATSTTPVVHNNPVLHTENLAWLASVASERCRSRDSESPQCSITSTSISSPPAIPTSAATLSAVPLASLPAVYPTAIPQQSGTIQFAQLGPNVQFISSGPYASYISSHVVPTNTSPMGQRPHLDGYTTALISPGTKGEQQFQIGLSPTELAPVSLPSSPQVTSQYIHLDSRTPLTVSGATMSTPGAHLQLHPHTTVLPQTLTLAPSQLVVQYADGSAIKKPELHTKTVLNGEQVVKQMNAPTLPANHPQVQSYEARHILVPADYGQNSSGLQTSLVLVAQPNHSTDQEHHSNKISLVQTEKGGICLGKPISRSSSFSSLSSSDVMKSVTPHTVIQTTLPHEELPASLYSSTQAPIIGYITSANQHAVSYHAALPQHLVIPGGQSLLIPVSSANNSTEMETSRAVCSMTATTTPQISTAMPHAYLATALSKCESIGPEGNQVPVAVAPPPAIPALPSNPAPAAMAPPSPVPAPVNVPVPAPVTFPVNPPVSTSIQASSTITPPSPPVALPPFFMRGSIIQLADGELKRVEDLKTEDFIQSAEISSELKIDSSTVERIDNGQSPNAVVIQFSVGELKAQVCVEVLVEYPFFVFGQGWSSCCPDRTTQLFELSCAKLCVGDVCVSLTLRGLRNGSLADGQALGARLKSTRLSDPGNNTDSALNNSSRRNTTGINSGLLMKASGVERIVGSASGRQLLTDMGLNPGSVEGTSAGEPTLTISGTAGIRQRSQKIDMPTLCKIQARDPDRSTIRKRRWSAPERDQTEKVEGEPPLTLLKPSVISQEVKISIEGHSSSGREKCLIKL; this is encoded by the exons ATGAAATCAAATCAGGAGCGAAGTAATGGATGCCTGCCACCCAAAAAGCGGGAAATCCTTGCACTGGAACAGAGGCCAGTCGCAGTGGCTACATCAACTACTCCTGTTGTCCATAATAATCCTGTTCTCCACACCGAGAACCTAGCATGGTTGGCAAGTGTGGCCAGTGAACGATGTAGATCCAGAGACTCTGAAAGCCCACAATGTTCCATTACATCAACTTCCATATCCTCTCCTCCTGCTATTCCCACCTCAGCTGCTACCCTATCAGCAGTGCCATTGGCTTCGCTACCTGCGGTTTATCCCACAGCTATTCCTCAGCAGTCAGGAACTATCCAGTTTGCTCAGCTCGGACCCAATGTTCAATTCATAAGCTCCGGGCCCTATGCTAGCTATATTTCCTCTCATGTAGTCCCCACCAATACCAGCCCAATGGGACAGCGCCCTCACCTTGATGGTTACACCACCGCTCTGATATCGCCTGGCACCAAAGGGGAACAGCAGTTCCAAATCGGTCTCTCTCCTACAGAGCTTGCTCCCGTCTCCCTACCTAGCTCTCCTCAAGTCACCAGCCAGTACATCCATCTCGATAGCAGAACTCCTCTGACAGTCAGTGGTGCTACCATGTCGACACCTGGAGCCCACCTGCAGCTTCATCCACACACTACTGTCCTCCCTCAAACGCTTACACTCGCTCCCTCTCAACTGGTTGTTCAATACGCAGATGGATCTGCCATCAAGAAACCAGAGTTACATACGAAGACTGTGCTGAACGGTGAGCAAGTAGTCAAACAAATGAATGCTCCCACACTACCAGCAAACCATCCGCAAGTTCAGAGCTACGAGGCACGACACATCCTCGTGCCAGCAGACTATGGACAGAACTCATCAGGACTTCAGACTTCTTTAGTACTGGTGGCCCAGCCAAATCACAGCACTGATCAGGAACATCATTCAAATAAAATTTCTTTAGTTCAGACTGAAAAGGGAGGAATCTGTTTGGGGAAACCCATATCGAGatcttcctccttctcctccctctcGTCATCAGATGTCATGAAGTCCGTCACCCCCCATACAGTCATTCAGACGACTCTTCCCCACGAGGAGCTGCCCGCCAGTCTTTATTCTTCTACACAAGCGCCCATCATTGGCTATATCACTAGTGCTAACCAGCACGCAGTTAGCTACCACGCTGCTCTACCACAGCACCTGGTCATTCCAGGCGGTCAATCCCTGCTCATCCCAGTCAGCAGTGCAAACAACAGCACAGAAATGGAGACCAGCCGAGCTGTCTGTTCCATGACCGCCACCACGACGCCTCAAATCTCCACCGCAATGCCTCATGCATATCTTGCCACTGCCCTGTCCAAATGTGAGTCAATAGGCCCAGAGGGAAATCAAGTTCCTGTTGCTGTAGCTCCACCTCCAGCAATCCCAGCCTTGCCTTCAAACCCAGCACCTGCTGCAATGGCACCACCTTCTCCAGTCCCAGCTCCTGTCAATGTTCCAGTCCCAGCTCCAGTCACCTTCCCTGTCAATCCTCCAGTCTCTACTTCCATTCAAGCTTCTTCCACAATCACCCCGCCATCCCCTCCTGTGGCACTTCCCCCTTTCTTTATGCGAGGCTCAATAATCCAACTTGCTGATGGAGAGCTAAAGCGTGTGGAGGACCTCAAAACTGAGGACTTCATTCAGAGCGCAGAGATCAGCAGTGAGTTGAAGATCGACTCCAGCACCGTCGAACGAATCGATAACGGTCAGAGTCCTAACGCCGTGGTCATACAGTTTTCTGTCGGGGAGCTTAAAGCACAG GTGTGTGTGGAAGTCCTTGTGGAATATCCCTTCTTCGTATTCGGACAGGGGTGGTCCTCCTGCTGTCCTGACCGAACCACCCAGCTCTTTGAGCTGTCATGCGCCAAGCTGTGCGTAGGTgatgtttgtgtgtctttgacCCTCCGAGGTCTTAGGAATGGTTCTCTAGCAGACGGCCAGGCTTTGGGGGCAAGGCTGAAGAGCACAAGACTTTCTGACCCAGGAAACAACACAGATTCCGCTCTCAACAACAGTTCACGGCGGAACACGACTGGCATTAACAGCGGTCTTCTAATGAAGGCCTCTGGTGTCGAAAGGATAGTCGGATCTGCGTCAGGACGGCAATTACTCACAGATATGGGACTAAATCCAGGATCAGTGGAGGGGACTTCTGCTGGAGAACCTACACTGACAATCTCTGGAACTGCAGGTATAAGGCAAAGATCCCAGAAAATCGATATGCCCACACTCTGCAAAATACAGGCCAGAGATCCAGACAGAAGCACCATTCGCAAGAGACGTTGGTCCGCTCCAGAGCGGGACCAGACTGAAAAAGTGGAGGGGGAACCTCCGTTGACTCTGCTCAAACCCTCCGTCATCTCTCAGGAGGTAAAAATCAGCATAGAGGGCCACTCGAGTAGCGGCAGAGAGAAATGCTTGATCAAACTCTAG
- the fam8a1b gene encoding protein FAM8A1 — protein sequence MADGENTNMDPDKYKATTNGLKPRTKEDSPRKAKRKNGKDVPESCTTAEYCEKLQAWMCQYSTGYVTWQSWLAASAAMSYPCILQSVNGQSTARFDSNAQYVGFPLTHNATPSGSSSRRGGEAAGGAAVQTQPQQLPHENGNARRPGREYTIPSPLQRLLAEIVDFFILFFIKASIIISIMHLSGIKDVSKFAMHFIVDEIDEETSMEELQKMMLVALVYPILVCFYEIVCIWGAGGATPGKFLIGLRVVTCDTSVLVQPNRVLVVPATDVSLSASTVRALSKNFSIAFFFPAFVTLLFFQHNRTVYDMVAGTIVVKRSRVR from the exons ATGGCGGACGGGGAAAACACAAACATGGACCCCGATAAGTATAAAGCTACCACTAATGGACTTAAACCGCGCACGAAAGAAGATTCACCGCGAAAAGCCAAACGCAAAAATGGGAAAGATGTACCCGAAAGCTGCACTACCGCTGAATATTGCGAGAAATTGCAAGCGTGGATGTGCCAGTACTCCACCGGCTATGTGACTTGGCAGAGCTGGCTGGCGGCGTCAGCAGCCATGTCCTATCCTTGTATTCTACAATCGGTCAACGGACAGTCAACGGCACGTTTCGATTCCAATGCCCAATACGTCGGGTTTCCGCTGACACACAATGCGACCCCCTCAGGCTCTTCGAGTCGTCGAGGAGGTGAAGCCGCAGGCGGGGCTGCAGTCCAGACTCAGCCGCAGCAGTTGCCACACGAGAATGGAAATGCACGGAGGCCAG GTCGGGAATACACAATCCCCTCACCTCTCCAAAGGCTCCTAGCTGAAATTGTGGACTTCTTCATTCTGTTTTTCATCAAAGCGTCCATTATCATCAGTATTATGCATCTGAGTGGAATCAA agATGTGTCCAAGTTTGCCATGCATTTTATCGTCGATGAAATAGACGAGGAAACATCGATGGAGGAGCTACAGAAAATGATGCTGGTTGCTCTGGTGTACCCAATTTTAGTGTGTTTTTATGAA ATTGTATGTATATGGGGAGCAGGAGGGGCCACTCCAGGAAAATTCCTCATTGGACTCCGAGTTGTGACATGCGACACATCTGTTCTGGTTCAGCCCAACCGGGTCCTCGTTGTGCCGGCCACTGATGTATCTCTGTCTGC ATCAACTGTTCGAGCCCTGAGCAAGAACTTTTCAATAGCTTTCTTCTTCCCGGCTTTTGTGACCCTTCTATTCTTCCAACACAACAGGACTGTGTATGACATGGTCGCTGGCACAATTGTTGTCAAACGCTCCAGGGTCAGATGA
- the fabp4b gene encoding fatty acid binding protein 4b: MVEQFVGTWKLIASDNFDEYMKAIGVGFATRQMGNVVKPNLVISVDDAGLVTMRSESTFKTKEIKFKLNEEFDESTADDRQAKTIITLENGKLVQKQAWDGKSTTLEREIQDGKLTAKCIMGDVVALRTYEREA, encoded by the exons ATGGTCGAGCAATTTGTCGGAACCTGGAAACTGATTGCCAGTGACAACTTTGATGAATATATGAAGGCTATTG GTGTTGGCTTTGCTACACGCCAAATGGGCAATGTGGTTAAACCCAACCTTGTGATCAGCGTGGATGATGCAGGCCTTGTCACAATGAGGTCTGAGAGCACTTtcaagactaaagaaataaagtTCAAACTCAACGAGGAGTTCGATGAGTCCACGGCAGATGACCGACAGGCCaag ACCATTATTACGTTGGAGAATGGCAAACTGGTGCAGAAGCAAGCATGGGATGGAAAGTCTACCACACTAGAAAGAGAAATTCAGGATGGCAAGCTAACAGCt AAATGCATCATGGGTGATGTTGTTGCACTGAGGACCTACGAGAGGGAAGCTTAA